One window of the Runella slithyformis DSM 19594 genome contains the following:
- a CDS encoding serine hydrolase, protein MYSKPHPLSSMRRIRNFIPALFLVSIAAVAQQKSASYFPPAHTWAQKTPAEIGLNPAKIREAIAYAQAGESNNPRSMEQSHYQSFGKEPYGFAIGPFADRGDQTGVIVYKGYIIAQWGDPSRCDITHSVTKSFLSSVVGLAVDKGLIRSVNDTVATYVPPIELYGQPVQRPADEFGKPELLNLFNTPHNRRITWDHMLRQTSDWEGTLWGKPEWADRPDKDAATWLTRPRNAPGSVYEYNDVRVNALALAATSVWRKPLPQVLKEHIMDPIGASNTWRWTGYRNSWIVLDGQPVQSVSGGGHWGGGMFINAFDMARFGLLTLHRGNWNGRQLLSDRWVTQATTPTPAQPTYGYMNWFLNTEQKPLPSAPANVYYHVGNGNNIVYVDPDHELVMVVRWIDNNALDGIVKRVLDAFTSTVPDTEIYLTDLNVSAGKVRLGSPVNITQRAGYDNQPSFTPDGKKILYTRQANGQTDIWAYDLAGKTSAAVTQTPESEYSATVMPDGKHFSVIRVEPDQTQRLWQFDLGTGQKPKVILPSVKPVGYHCWFGSDSLVLFVLGQPNMLQLAQVSTDKGKTITTNIGRSLLRVPSQKAVSFVHKVSATEWQVEQLDMTTLQTKKLIQAPVGSEDCVWAPDGTLFMAQGAKLYKWNPAFDKEWQLAADWTSLGIKQITRLAISPKSNKLTFVGQ, encoded by the coding sequence ATGTACTCAAAACCTCATCCGCTTTCGTCCATGCGCCGTATCCGCAATTTCATTCCGGCCCTGTTTTTGGTATCTATTGCTGCCGTTGCCCAACAAAAATCCGCCTCCTATTTCCCGCCTGCCCATACCTGGGCACAGAAGACCCCGGCAGAAATAGGGCTGAATCCCGCCAAAATCCGGGAAGCCATTGCCTATGCCCAAGCCGGCGAATCCAACAACCCCCGAAGCATGGAGCAATCCCATTATCAGAGTTTTGGGAAAGAACCGTACGGGTTTGCCATCGGTCCGTTTGCCGACCGGGGCGACCAAACGGGCGTGATCGTCTACAAAGGGTACATCATAGCGCAATGGGGCGACCCGTCGCGCTGCGACATTACGCACAGCGTGACCAAAAGTTTTCTGTCGAGTGTGGTCGGACTAGCGGTGGATAAAGGACTGATCCGCAGCGTAAACGACACGGTGGCAACGTATGTACCGCCGATCGAACTCTACGGACAGCCCGTGCAGCGCCCCGCCGATGAGTTTGGCAAACCCGAATTACTGAACCTTTTTAATACGCCCCACAATCGTCGCATCACGTGGGACCACATGCTCCGCCAAACCTCCGATTGGGAAGGCACGCTCTGGGGGAAACCCGAATGGGCCGACCGTCCCGACAAAGATGCGGCCACGTGGCTCACGCGTCCGCGCAATGCGCCCGGAAGTGTGTATGAATACAACGACGTGCGCGTCAACGCGTTGGCGCTGGCGGCCACGAGTGTGTGGCGCAAGCCGTTGCCGCAGGTCCTGAAGGAACATATCATGGACCCCATCGGTGCCTCCAATACGTGGCGCTGGACGGGCTACCGTAACTCGTGGATCGTGTTGGACGGGCAGCCGGTACAGTCGGTCAGCGGCGGCGGACACTGGGGCGGCGGGATGTTTATCAACGCCTTCGACATGGCCCGTTTCGGACTGTTGACCCTGCACCGGGGTAATTGGAACGGCAGGCAGCTGCTCTCCGACCGGTGGGTAACACAGGCCACCACGCCCACGCCCGCCCAACCGACCTACGGGTACATGAACTGGTTTTTGAATACCGAACAAAAGCCCCTTCCGAGCGCGCCCGCTAACGTCTATTATCACGTCGGCAACGGCAACAACATCGTTTACGTTGATCCCGATCACGAATTGGTGATGGTAGTGCGCTGGATTGACAACAACGCCCTGGACGGCATCGTCAAACGGGTATTGGACGCCTTTACGTCTACCGTGCCCGATACTGAAATCTACCTGACGGACCTAAACGTTTCGGCGGGAAAAGTAAGGCTCGGCTCACCCGTGAATATCACCCAACGGGCCGGTTACGATAATCAACCTTCCTTTACGCCCGATGGCAAAAAGATTCTGTATACCCGGCAGGCCAACGGCCAAACCGATATTTGGGCGTATGATCTCGCCGGGAAAACAAGTGCGGCCGTCACCCAAACCCCGGAAAGCGAATACTCCGCCACGGTCATGCCCGACGGAAAGCATTTTTCGGTCATCCGCGTGGAGCCCGACCAAACGCAACGGCTGTGGCAGTTTGACTTGGGTACGGGCCAAAAACCGAAGGTCATTTTACCGAGTGTTAAGCCCGTGGGGTACCATTGCTGGTTTGGCTCGGATTCACTGGTGCTGTTTGTGTTGGGGCAGCCCAACATGCTCCAACTGGCGCAGGTTTCGACCGACAAAGGAAAAACGATCACGACCAACATCGGACGGTCGCTGCTGCGGGTCCCTTCGCAAAAAGCGGTCAGTTTTGTGCATAAGGTATCGGCTACGGAATGGCAGGTGGAGCAATTGGATATGACTACGTTACAAACAAAAAAACTCATCCAAGCGCCTGTCGGAAGTGAAGATTGCGTCTGGGCGCCAGACGGAACGCTGTTCATGGCGCAGGGCGCGAAGCTGTATAAATGGAATCCTGCCTTTGATAAAGAATGGCAATTGGCCGCCGACTGGACTTCCCTGGGCATTAAACAAATCACGCGTTTAGCCATCTCTCCGAAAAGCAATAAACTTACCTTCGTAGGTCAATAA
- a CDS encoding TonB-dependent receptor plug domain-containing protein translates to MSKLSFIFCSFGMLTPLASVVAQRSDSLNIKQLNEVVVTSTRGEKTVFQTPALIYAIRQKEIKTSQSRTTPELLMNQMGVFVQKTTHGAGSPFVRGLTGNQTLLLIDNIRLNNSTFRYGPNQYLNTIDAFTLDRAEVLLGSGSVQYGSDALGGTIQLFTTEPQFNTGLNGQVAGRWVSAGMEQSGRVEVRYGGANVAVQAGFTNRRFGNVLGGKNTGFQSPSGYKEQDIDLKAKVNLGNGWMATLAHQAVSQRNVEVFFRYQLENFKINQFDPQRRQLTYIKLENRRESNWLHHQTFTVSRQAMQEGRLSQKNGTAALRSESDKVQTWGLTYNNQSNFLRGMLTLNSGVELYRDKVNSERYDESNATLQRTYSRGLYPDNSTFLNYAAYSIVSTNLSRVNSTFGLRYNGFVIDIPDATIGKSRLTPAAFVYNYNLSYNVGKSIAPYLNISTGFRAPNIDDLGTLGIVDFRYEVPTNDLEPEKSTTYEFGLKVATKTVGLQMGYYTTRLQNLITRVRVPNEQVNGINVYRKENVEKAYINGFDAKVQANLLSSLQLYGNISYCFGQNETKNEPMRRIPPVNGRFGLNFSKNKGWIRPEFWFAGAQERLAQGDKDDNRIAKGGTPSWNVFNLNAGYTLKRINLTAAVQNLFDEDYRTHGSGINGYGRSLWLTAEFTW, encoded by the coding sequence ATGTCCAAACTTTCCTTCATTTTCTGCTCTTTTGGTATGCTTACCCCCTTGGCGTCGGTCGTTGCGCAACGCAGTGACTCATTGAACATCAAACAACTGAACGAGGTAGTTGTTACTTCTACACGGGGCGAAAAAACCGTTTTTCAAACTCCCGCCCTGATCTACGCCATCAGGCAAAAGGAGATCAAAACCTCACAATCGCGCACCACGCCCGAGCTGCTGATGAATCAAATGGGCGTGTTTGTGCAAAAAACCACGCACGGCGCAGGTTCGCCCTTTGTACGCGGGCTGACGGGCAACCAAACCCTGCTCCTTATTGACAATATTCGACTCAACAACAGCACCTTCCGTTACGGCCCCAACCAGTACCTCAACACCATCGACGCTTTTACACTTGACCGCGCGGAAGTATTGCTCGGCAGCGGCTCCGTCCAATACGGTTCTGATGCTTTGGGCGGTACCATTCAACTTTTCACTACCGAACCTCAATTTAATACGGGCCTCAACGGACAGGTAGCAGGGCGGTGGGTCAGCGCGGGCATGGAGCAAAGCGGCCGCGTGGAAGTCCGATATGGCGGAGCCAACGTTGCCGTTCAGGCGGGATTTACCAACCGTCGTTTCGGGAATGTATTGGGCGGGAAAAACACCGGGTTCCAATCACCGTCGGGGTATAAAGAACAGGATATTGACCTGAAAGCAAAGGTGAATTTAGGCAACGGATGGATGGCAACGCTCGCCCACCAAGCCGTCAGTCAGCGAAACGTGGAGGTGTTTTTTCGGTATCAGTTGGAGAACTTTAAGATCAATCAATTTGACCCGCAACGCCGGCAGTTGACGTATATCAAACTGGAAAACCGACGCGAGTCCAATTGGCTTCATCATCAAACGTTTACCGTTTCCCGACAGGCTATGCAGGAAGGTCGTTTAAGTCAAAAAAACGGCACCGCCGCGTTGCGCTCCGAAAGCGATAAAGTCCAAACCTGGGGCTTGACGTACAATAACCAATCCAATTTTTTGAGAGGAATGCTGACGCTTAATTCGGGCGTTGAGCTCTACCGCGATAAGGTCAACAGCGAGCGGTACGACGAAAGCAATGCCACGCTTCAGCGCACTTACAGCCGAGGGTTGTACCCCGACAATTCCACTTTTCTGAACTACGCCGCTTATTCCATTGTAAGCACAAACCTATCACGAGTCAACTCCACCTTCGGCCTGCGTTACAACGGCTTCGTGATTGATATTCCCGACGCAACCATCGGCAAAAGTCGCCTGACGCCCGCCGCATTTGTGTATAATTACAATCTTTCCTACAACGTCGGAAAATCCATCGCGCCTTACCTCAACATCAGCACCGGATTCCGCGCACCCAACATCGATGATCTGGGCACACTCGGCATCGTTGACTTTCGGTACGAGGTTCCTACCAATGATTTAGAACCCGAAAAATCAACTACTTACGAGTTCGGACTAAAAGTAGCGACCAAAACCGTCGGTCTGCAAATGGGATATTATACTACCCGCCTTCAAAACCTCATCACGCGGGTTAGGGTGCCCAATGAGCAGGTAAACGGCATCAATGTGTACCGAAAAGAAAATGTGGAAAAAGCCTACATCAACGGATTTGACGCCAAGGTTCAGGCCAATTTGCTGTCGTCGCTGCAATTGTACGGGAACATTTCGTATTGCTTCGGACAAAACGAAACCAAAAACGAGCCCATGCGCCGTATTCCGCCCGTTAATGGCCGTTTTGGGTTAAATTTCTCGAAAAACAAAGGCTGGATTCGTCCTGAATTTTGGTTTGCCGGCGCGCAGGAACGCCTCGCCCAAGGCGACAAAGACGACAACCGAATCGCCAAAGGCGGCACACCCTCCTGGAACGTGTTCAACCTGAATGCAGGCTATACTTTAAAACGCATCAACCTGACCGCCGCCGTTCAGAACCTGTTTGACGAAGATTACCGCACGCACGGCTCGGGCATCAACGGCTACGGCCGCAGTTTGTGGCTGACCGCTGAGTTTACATGGTAA
- a CDS encoding hemerythrin, whose product MTKNTYHELINDSLLHQSVTERLEDFGGKNRIELDNELISLILDLYNDDQDFPYQQIRKFSMSDILAYLQATHRYYLTKKLPEIEQSLLHIFSKYGQTHELLAELCLFFNEYKNDLVEHVKMEEREFFPYIKKLIKASAGDYTKAEIEELLNSASISQFTQHHDSIEDELKEVSQIIQRYSPVERPPMPYRVFLNQVEFFELELRKHAIIEDHVLVPMAVELEAQLRASL is encoded by the coding sequence ATGACAAAAAATACCTACCATGAACTGATCAACGACTCTCTGCTGCACCAATCGGTGACGGAACGTCTGGAAGATTTTGGCGGTAAAAACCGCATTGAGTTAGACAATGAATTGATCAGCCTGATCTTGGATCTGTACAACGACGATCAGGATTTTCCGTATCAACAGATCCGAAAGTTTTCAATGTCTGATATTCTGGCGTATTTACAGGCAACGCATCGTTATTACCTGACTAAAAAACTGCCCGAAATCGAACAGTCGCTTCTGCATATATTCAGTAAATACGGCCAAACACACGAACTCTTGGCGGAGCTTTGCCTGTTTTTTAATGAATACAAGAACGATCTTGTGGAGCACGTAAAAATGGAGGAACGCGAGTTTTTTCCGTACATTAAAAAGTTGATAAAAGCTTCGGCGGGAGACTATACCAAGGCTGAAATCGAGGAGTTGCTGAATTCGGCCTCTATCAGTCAATTTACGCAGCACCACGATTCCATTGAAGATGAATTAAAGGAAGTAAGCCAGATCATTCAGCGCTACTCGCCCGTAGAGCGTCCTCCCATGCCCTACCGCGTGTTTTTGAATCAGGTAGAATTTTTTGAATTGGAACTCCGCAAACATGCCATCATCGAAGACCACGTTTTGGTGCCGATGGCCGTGGAGTTGGAAGCGCAATTGAGAGCTTCGCTTTAA
- a CDS encoding alkaline phosphatase family protein produces the protein MRPSTKSCLFLCLVGAFLLFANSCQRQNQGASEAGQFYKVLTAKRIKLPNGWSLTPAGSKSLSLNDLPLNLVVSSSGKYAAVTNNGQKTHSITLIDVATQQMLDDAIVAKAYYGLTFSADEKTLYASGGNDNKILVFQLQNNKLKADGEIVLGKPWPEKIGPVGLCLDEAQQKMFVVTKENNSLYVCDLKTRKVLKNISLGFKGYACQLSQDKKQLFVSLWEGSGVRILNAETLQTIVDIPTAKNPNDLLQTRDGKFLYVACGNDNTVMLIDLTKNQVVETLNASLYPNAPVGSTPNALALTADESKLLIANADNNCLAIFDVAEKGKSRSLGFVPTGWYPTSLKVINDQIWVTNGKGYSSAANPKGPNPNRSKSPQYKGANAEANRDETEYIGGLFKGTLSIIDMPDEAILGVYSKLVYENTPYTKTKETLSEGEAGNPIPMRVGDKSPIKYVFYIIKENRTYDQILGDMKEGNGDAALCLFPEKVTPNQHALAREFVLLDNFYVDAEVSADGHNWSSAAYANDYVEKNWVTSYGGRGGTYDYEGQKEIAHPRDGFIWDHCKRAGISYRSYGWFVDGKPNIPVLEGHYAPNFKGYDLGYMDVDREKAWEKDFDELVKNNAVPRLSTVRMGNDHTSGARVGYPTPDAAVADNDLAVGRFVEHLSKSPIWKESVVFILEDDAQNGPDHVDAHRSIAFVAGGYVKRGFVDHTMYSTSGMLRTMELILGLKPMSQYDAAAVPMWRCFQKTPDMTPFQAKQPGVDLNEKNVAANYNHRRTLQFDLSKPDAIDDLIFSEIVWQTVRGEKSKMPAPVRGAFVKLKAKGEEGEDDDDD, from the coding sequence ATGAGACCATCCACTAAATCCTGCCTTTTTCTATGCCTTGTCGGGGCGTTTCTTTTATTTGCAAATTCCTGTCAACGGCAAAATCAAGGAGCCTCTGAGGCCGGCCAATTTTATAAAGTGCTGACCGCCAAACGCATCAAATTACCCAACGGATGGTCGCTGACGCCCGCAGGAAGTAAAAGCTTGTCGCTCAATGACCTGCCGCTGAATTTGGTCGTGTCGTCGTCGGGGAAATATGCGGCCGTGACCAACAACGGCCAAAAGACCCACAGCATCACCCTGATTGACGTGGCTACGCAGCAGATGTTGGATGATGCGATCGTGGCGAAAGCCTATTACGGGCTAACGTTCAGTGCGGATGAAAAAACGCTGTATGCTTCGGGCGGAAATGACAATAAAATTCTGGTTTTTCAACTCCAAAACAATAAACTCAAAGCCGACGGCGAAATCGTTTTGGGAAAACCCTGGCCCGAAAAAATCGGCCCCGTTGGACTTTGCCTGGACGAAGCTCAGCAAAAGATGTTTGTTGTTACCAAAGAGAATAATTCATTGTACGTCTGTGATTTAAAAACGCGTAAGGTGCTGAAAAACATCAGTTTAGGTTTTAAAGGCTATGCGTGTCAGTTGTCGCAGGATAAAAAACAACTGTTTGTCAGCCTGTGGGAAGGGAGCGGGGTGCGGATTTTGAATGCCGAAACATTGCAAACCATCGTCGATATACCAACGGCCAAAAACCCCAACGACCTGCTCCAAACCCGCGACGGGAAATTCCTGTACGTGGCCTGCGGCAATGATAATACGGTGATGCTGATTGACTTGACCAAAAATCAGGTAGTTGAAACGTTAAATGCTTCGCTGTACCCAAATGCACCCGTAGGCAGTACGCCCAATGCCTTGGCGCTTACAGCTGACGAGTCTAAATTGCTGATCGCCAATGCCGATAACAATTGCTTGGCCATTTTTGATGTGGCCGAAAAAGGGAAAAGTCGCTCGTTGGGTTTTGTGCCAACGGGCTGGTATCCAACGTCGTTGAAGGTCATCAACGACCAAATTTGGGTCACCAACGGCAAAGGCTATTCTTCAGCCGCCAACCCCAAAGGTCCCAATCCGAACCGTTCCAAATCTCCTCAATACAAAGGGGCCAATGCAGAGGCCAACCGCGACGAGACCGAGTACATCGGCGGCTTGTTTAAGGGGACGCTTTCGATTATTGATATGCCTGACGAAGCCATTTTGGGGGTCTATTCCAAACTCGTGTACGAAAATACGCCTTATACTAAAACCAAAGAAACCCTGTCGGAAGGCGAAGCGGGCAACCCGATCCCGATGCGCGTTGGAGATAAATCACCCATTAAATACGTTTTTTACATCATCAAGGAAAACCGTACCTACGACCAGATTTTGGGCGATATGAAAGAAGGCAACGGCGACGCGGCTTTGTGTTTGTTTCCCGAAAAAGTAACGCCCAACCAACACGCGTTGGCGCGGGAGTTTGTGCTGTTGGATAATTTTTACGTGGATGCTGAGGTGAGCGCTGACGGGCATAACTGGTCATCGGCGGCGTATGCGAATGATTACGTAGAAAAAAACTGGGTGACCAGCTACGGCGGTCGCGGCGGTACCTACGACTACGAAGGTCAAAAAGAAATTGCCCATCCCCGCGACGGATTTATCTGGGACCATTGCAAACGCGCCGGCATCAGCTACCGCAGTTATGGATGGTTTGTAGATGGCAAACCCAATATTCCCGTTCTGGAGGGGCATTATGCCCCCAATTTCAAAGGCTATGATCTTGGCTACATGGACGTTGACCGGGAAAAAGCCTGGGAAAAAGATTTTGATGAATTGGTCAAAAACAATGCCGTGCCGCGCCTCAGTACCGTTCGGATGGGCAACGACCATACGTCGGGTGCCCGCGTGGGTTATCCTACGCCTGACGCCGCCGTAGCCGACAATGATTTGGCGGTAGGGCGCTTTGTGGAGCACCTTTCCAAAAGCCCGATTTGGAAAGAATCTGTGGTGTTTATTTTGGAAGATGATGCCCAAAACGGCCCCGATCACGTCGATGCGCACCGTTCGATTGCCTTCGTGGCGGGGGGCTACGTAAAGCGCGGTTTTGTGGACCATACCATGTATTCCACTTCCGGAATGTTGCGGACGATGGAGTTGATCTTAGGGCTTAAACCCATGAGCCAATACGACGCGGCGGCGGTACCGATGTGGCGGTGTTTTCAGAAAACGCCTGACATGACGCCTTTTCAGGCAAAACAGCCGGGCGTGGATCTGAATGAAAAAAATGTGGCCGCCAATTACAACCACCGTCGCACGCTTCAGTTTGATCTATCCAAGCCCGATGCCATCGACGACCTGATTTTCAGCGAGATTGTGTGGCAAACGGTCAGGGGAGAAAAATCAAAAATGCCCGCGCCGGTACGGGGTGCCTTTGTGAAACTGAAGGCAAAAGGGGAGGAAGGAGAGGATGATGACGACGATTGA
- a CDS encoding Ldh family oxidoreductase, with translation MFTAEQLKTFTQHIFQSIGFSEADAQLAAKTLISADLRGVDSHGIARLAGYVRLFDHGRLNPKPNIRIVHETPSTGVVDGDAGVGLVVGPKTMEMVIEKAKNVGSGWISVQNSNHFGIAGYHAMLALEHDMIGMAMTNAAPLVAPTFSLEKMLGTNPIAVAVPANEEPAFVADFASTAAAYGKFEILQRKNLPAPLGWAQDANGEVTTDANPIKNGGALLPLGSDREHGSHKGYGLGSIVDIFSGVLSGANYGPWVPPFATAGFMAAAEGVGRGTGHFFGAMRIDGFRPADEFKGHMDNWIRRFRSAQAVEGKQVLVPGDPEREIEAERLRDGLDLLDPVVKSLEELGQRFGITL, from the coding sequence ATGTTTACTGCTGAACAGCTTAAAACCTTTACACAACATATATTCCAAAGCATCGGTTTTTCGGAAGCCGATGCCCAACTGGCCGCCAAAACCCTCATTTCGGCCGATCTGCGCGGCGTGGATTCGCACGGTATTGCCCGTCTGGCGGGTTATGTGCGCCTCTTTGACCACGGTCGCCTGAACCCTAAACCCAATATCCGCATCGTACACGAAACCCCCAGCACGGGTGTGGTAGACGGTGATGCGGGTGTGGGGCTGGTGGTGGGGCCGAAAACCATGGAAATGGTCATTGAAAAGGCCAAAAATGTGGGTTCGGGTTGGATCTCGGTCCAAAATTCCAATCACTTCGGCATTGCCGGTTATCACGCTATGCTGGCCCTGGAGCACGATATGATCGGGATGGCCATGACCAATGCCGCCCCGCTGGTAGCCCCCACGTTTTCGTTAGAAAAAATGCTGGGCACCAATCCCATTGCGGTGGCGGTACCGGCCAATGAAGAGCCGGCGTTTGTGGCCGACTTTGCCAGTACGGCCGCCGCGTACGGTAAGTTTGAGATCCTGCAACGCAAAAACCTGCCTGCGCCGTTGGGCTGGGCGCAGGATGCCAACGGAGAGGTCACCACCGATGCCAACCCCATCAAAAACGGCGGCGCGCTGTTGCCGCTCGGCTCCGACCGCGAGCACGGCAGTCATAAAGGTTACGGATTGGGCTCCATTGTTGATATTTTTTCGGGCGTACTGTCGGGGGCCAATTACGGCCCGTGGGTGCCGCCGTTTGCCACGGCGGGTTTTATGGCGGCCGCGGAGGGAGTAGGGAGAGGTACCGGGCATTTCTTCGGAGCAATGCGCATCGACGGGTTCCGTCCTGCCGATGAATTCAAAGGCCACATGGATAACTGGATCCGTCGGTTTCGCAGTGCGCAGGCGGTGGAAGGAAAGCAGGTACTGGTACCCGGCGATCCCGAGCGCGAAATCGAAGCCGAGCGCCTGCGCGACGGGTTGGACCTGCTTGATCCCGTGGTAAAATCATTGGAGGAATTGGGCCAACGGTTTGGAATTACATTATAA